The proteins below come from a single Xiphophorus couchianus chromosome 20, X_couchianus-1.0, whole genome shotgun sequence genomic window:
- the LOC114135462 gene encoding uncharacterized protein LOC114135462, producing the protein MAQSSNRCYCSVPCCSNNKQKQPYLSFHDFPVDVEKRARWVRAIRRDEGKMFQILRGSTFVCSQHFTPEDISTTASGRKRISQGAVPSRFHWNDWGRSSQAHESVYRRTKKSLSAAVQDDSHKIADPEDSSKEKLPAGPMAKDHDYACHSFPGELHGAIQRIKELEFQVLSLEMEILELTLQKKQPVIFRFCLTDEDFRYYTKFTSKEVFNVFWESVYPSASRLVYWSKAQRTAEEIPSPQRKLPLIDELFMFLCRVAAGLQEKTLSTIFEVSLSTVSRTILTWTSYLYLVLGSLSLWMTREQVQRTMPDKFKQYCPHVRAIIDCTEIRCETASSLTLQSETFSNYKNHTTFKGLIGIAPCGIITFVSRLYTGSISDIEITRKSQILTLLQPGDGVMADKGFQIEKILSEVGATLIIPPLKKSTQLSMEDTQKTQAIARLRILVERAIRRVKEYHIWDGLVPLSMVGSVNQLWAICCLLSNYQGPLDLKGDKPV; encoded by the exons ATGGCACAATCATCAAACCGTTGCTATTGTAGTGTGCCATGCTGttcaaataacaaacaaaaacaaccctaTCTGAGCTTCCATGACTTTCCTGTGGATGTGGAAAAACGTGCCCGCTGGGTAAGAGCAATCAGGAGagatgaaggaaaaatgtttcaaatcctCAGAGGGAGCACCTTTGTCTGCAGCCAGCACTTTACCCCAGAGGATATAAGTACAACAGCCAGTGGAAGAAAACGGATTAGTCAAGGAGCTGTGCCTTCTAGATTTCACTGGAATGATTGGG GGAGAAGTTCACAAGCTCATGAGTCTGTTTACAGGCGAACCAAAAAGTCTCTCAGTGCTGCTGTTCAGGATGACTCACATAAGATTGCTGACCCTGAGGACTCCTCAAAGGAAAAATTGCCTGCAGGTCCAATGGCAAAAGACCATGACTATGCCTGTCATTCTTTTCCGG GTGAACTACACGGTGCCATACAGAGAATTAAAGAGTTGGAGTTCCAAGTGTTATCACTTGAAATGGAAATCCTAGAGCTAACTCTTCAAAAGAAGCAGCCAGtgattttcaggttttgtttgacAGATGAAGATTTCCGTTATTACACCAAATTCACCTCAAAAGAGGTCTTCAATGTGTTTTGGGAGTCAGTTTACCCTTCTGCTTCAAGGCTAGTGTATTGGTCCAAGGCACAGCGGACTGCAGAAGAAATACCTAGTCCACAGCGAAAACTTCCACTCATTGATGAActgtttatgtttctttgcCGTGTTGCAGCTGGACTTCAGGAGAAGACTTTGTCGACCATCTTTGAGGTCAGTTTGTCTACAGTTAGCCGCACCATTTTAACATGGACTAGTTACCTTTACCTGGTTCTTGGTTCGCTGTCATTGTGGATGACAAGAGAGCAAGTTCAGCGCACCATGCCTGACAAATTTAAACAGTACTGCCCTCACGTGCGTGCAATTATAGACTGCACTGAGATCCGTTGTGAAACTGCATCCTCACTCACACTACAGTCAGAAACCTTTTCAAACTACAAAAACCACACCACCTTTAAAGGTCTGATTGGCATTGCTCCTTGTGGGATTATAACATTTGTATCCAGACTGTACACAGGCTCCATCTCCGACATAGAAATAACTCGAAAATCACAGATATTAACGTTACTTCAGCCTGGAGATGGGGTTATGGCCGACAAGGGTTTCCAGATAGAGAAGATTCTGTCAGAGGTGGGAGCAACGCTTATCATTCCTCCACTTAAAAAATCCACCCAACTCAGCATGGAGGACACCCAGAAGACCCAGGCTATTGCTCGGCTGAGGATTTTAGTTGAAAGAGCCATACGAAGGGTGAAAGAGTACCATATCTGGGATGGTCTTGTTCCTCTTTCTATGGTAGGCTCAGTCAATCAGCTGTGGGCCATCTGCTGTCTACTTTCAAACTATCAGGGACCTCTGGATCTAAAAGGCGACAAACCTGTGTAG